The Collimonas sp. PA-H2 genome includes a window with the following:
- the gnd gene encoding phosphogluconate dehydrogenase (NAD(+)-dependent, decarboxylating) gives MQLGMIGLGRMGANMVRRLTKGDHQCVVYDLHPDAVKAAVHPGATGASSLRDLVSQLRAPRVLWLMLPAAVVDENLALLLPLLEAGDIVIDGGNSYYHDDIRRGAELKARQLHYVDVGTSGGVAGFDRGYCLMIGGEKEVVGHLAPIFATLAPGAGAAAPTPGRTASGSSAEQGYLHCGPHGAGHFVKMVHNGIEYGLMGAYAEGLNILRHANVGKQGSVADAETTPLRHPEHYQYDLDLPEITELWRRGSVIGSWLLDLTAGALQKDPTLENYAGHVADSGEGRWTINAAVDEAVPVPILSAALFARFSSRGEDDFSNKVLSAMRQGFGGHVEKPVEPQGD, from the coding sequence ATGCAACTTGGCATGATTGGATTGGGGCGCATGGGCGCCAATATGGTCAGGCGTCTGACCAAAGGTGATCACCAGTGCGTGGTCTATGATTTGCATCCGGATGCCGTCAAGGCCGCCGTGCATCCGGGCGCGACCGGCGCTTCATCCTTGCGGGACCTGGTCAGCCAGCTGCGCGCGCCGCGCGTGCTGTGGCTGATGCTGCCGGCTGCGGTGGTGGATGAAAACCTGGCGCTGCTGCTGCCTTTGCTGGAAGCCGGCGATATCGTGATCGATGGCGGCAACTCCTATTACCACGATGACATCCGCCGCGGCGCCGAACTGAAAGCGCGCCAGCTGCATTACGTCGATGTCGGCACCAGCGGCGGCGTCGCCGGCTTTGACCGCGGCTATTGCCTGATGATAGGCGGGGAAAAGGAAGTGGTAGGCCATCTGGCGCCGATTTTCGCTACGCTGGCTCCCGGCGCCGGCGCGGCAGCGCCGACTCCCGGCCGCACCGCGAGCGGCAGCAGCGCCGAGCAAGGCTATCTGCATTGTGGTCCGCATGGCGCCGGGCATTTCGTCAAGATGGTTCACAACGGCATCGAGTACGGCCTCATGGGCGCTTACGCCGAAGGCTTGAATATCCTGCGCCACGCCAACGTCGGCAAGCAGGGCAGCGTGGCTGACGCCGAAACCACGCCGCTGCGCCATCCTGAACACTATCAGTACGACCTCGATCTGCCGGAAATTACCGAACTGTGGCGGCGCGGCAGCGTGATCGGTTCGTGGCTGCTGGATCTGACCGCCGGCGCGCTGCAGAAAGATCCAACGCTGGAAAACTACGCAGGCCATGTCGCCGATTCGGGCGAGGGTCGGTGGACCATCAATGCAGCGGTCGACGAAGCGGTGCCGGTGCCCATCCTGAGCGCCGCCTTGTTTGCGCGCTTCAGTTCACGCGGCGAGGACGATTTTTCCAACAAAGTGCTGTCGGCCATGCGGCAAGGATTCGGCGGCCATGTAGAAAAGCCGGTCGAGCCGCAGGGCGATTAA
- a CDS encoding YqjD family protein has protein sequence MLEKNLKAVNRDVKVLVQDAQALFQAAAALTGDKAEELRARAMRLLDSALVAAQEAQTVAVGASKEMADSAEQYVKENPWQALAAAAGVGFLVGVIMTRK, from the coding sequence TTGTTAGAGAAAAATCTGAAAGCGGTCAATCGCGATGTAAAGGTGCTGGTCCAGGATGCGCAAGCCTTGTTTCAGGCGGCCGCGGCATTGACCGGCGATAAGGCCGAGGAACTGCGCGCACGCGCCATGCGCTTGCTGGACAGTGCTCTGGTCGCCGCGCAGGAAGCGCAAACCGTTGCCGTCGGCGCCAGCAAGGAAATGGCGGATTCGGCGGAACAGTATGTCAAGGAAAATCCATGGCAGGCATTGGCCGCGGCGGCTGGCGTGGGATTTCTGGTCGGCGTGATAATGACCAGGAAATGA
- a CDS encoding RcnB family protein → MKTKTVVSAIMAMSLLTGGLAFGQERDRPAQRYDQQQRNDDQQRYDDQQRNDQGRQPDRRDYNDQRRQPDRGNYNDQRRQPDRGNYNDQRRQPDRRDYGEQRRDERGAGPDHAFYRGQRLPPEYRGRQYVVDDWRAHHLNAPPRGYHWVQTGGDYVLVAISTGIILQMLLGN, encoded by the coding sequence ATGAAAACGAAAACAGTTGTCTCCGCCATTATGGCGATGTCGCTGCTCACGGGTGGCCTGGCGTTCGGCCAGGAACGTGACAGGCCCGCCCAGCGCTACGATCAGCAGCAGCGCAACGATGACCAGCAGCGCTACGATGACCAGCAGCGTAACGATCAGGGCCGGCAGCCGGATCGCCGCGATTACAATGATCAGCGCCGCCAGCCGGATCGTGGCAATTACAACGATCAACGTCGTCAGCCGGATCGTGGCAATTACAACGATCAGCGTCGTCAGCCGGATCGCCGCGATTACGGTGAGCAGCGCCGCGACGAGCGCGGGGCTGGTCCCGACCACGCGTTCTATCGGGGCCAGCGGCTGCCGCCGGAATACCGCGGCCGCCAGTACGTGGTCGATGACTGGCGGGCTCACCACCTGAATGCGCCGCCGCGCGGCTATCATTGGGTGCAGACCGGCGGCGACTATGTGCTGGTGGCGATATCCACCGGCATCATCCTGCAGATGTTGTTGGGTAACTGA